The Candidatus Accumulibacter similis genome has a segment encoding these proteins:
- a CDS encoding AI-2E family transporter → MNPSHKQLLQIALVALLLTGCIAVLLPFTGTLLFAIVICVVTRPVRNRLLTLCRGRSNLAALLVSILLLLLLVAPVALLSGSIADGIELAIRYLKPLLEDGLPAEPPGWLARLPLVGRDAADYWQKLVASREEMNNLLHQFVEPTRNLALATAALLAQGLLQLLLVIFFVFFIFRDAHLYADALHVGSRTLAGDLGERMLALVEGTVTGVMVGIVGTAAAQSVVAMIGFLIAGVPGVLILTVAMFFLSMVPVIGGTLIWMGAAIWLYSEGQTGWAVFMVLWGMFGISGVDNFIKPILISRSSSLPLLLIVVGVFGGVLVFGFIGLFLGPTLLALGQVLIREWLAHADARSGAADEGLPP, encoded by the coding sequence ATGAATCCGAGCCACAAGCAACTTCTGCAGATCGCCCTCGTCGCCCTGCTGCTGACAGGCTGCATCGCCGTCCTGCTGCCCTTCACCGGCACCCTGCTTTTCGCCATCGTCATCTGCGTCGTCACGCGGCCGGTTCGCAACCGCTTGCTGACCCTCTGTCGCGGACGCAGCAACCTGGCGGCGCTGCTCGTCTCCATCCTGCTCCTGTTGCTCCTCGTCGCACCGGTAGCGCTGCTCTCCGGTTCGATTGCCGACGGCATCGAGCTCGCCATCCGCTATCTCAAGCCGCTGCTGGAAGATGGTCTGCCGGCGGAGCCGCCCGGCTGGCTCGCCAGGCTGCCCCTGGTCGGGCGCGATGCCGCCGACTACTGGCAGAAGCTCGTCGCCAGCCGTGAGGAAATGAACAACCTCCTGCACCAGTTCGTCGAGCCAACCCGCAACCTTGCCCTGGCGACCGCGGCCCTGCTGGCGCAGGGCCTGCTGCAACTGCTGCTGGTCATCTTCTTCGTCTTCTTTATCTTTCGCGATGCGCACCTCTACGCCGACGCGCTGCATGTCGGCAGCCGGACGCTCGCCGGCGACCTCGGCGAACGCATGCTGGCCCTGGTCGAGGGGACCGTCACCGGCGTCATGGTCGGCATAGTCGGCACCGCCGCGGCGCAGTCCGTGGTGGCGATGATCGGTTTCCTAATCGCCGGCGTTCCCGGCGTGCTCATCCTGACGGTCGCCATGTTCTTCCTGTCGATGGTGCCGGTGATCGGCGGCACCCTGATCTGGATGGGTGCCGCCATCTGGCTCTACAGTGAGGGGCAGACTGGCTGGGCAGTGTTCATGGTATTGTGGGGAATGTTCGGGATCAGCGGTGTCGACAACTTCATCAAACCCATCCTCATATCGCGCAGCTCGAGCCTGCCGTTGCTGCTGATCGTCGTCGGTGTCTTTGGTGGCGTGCTGGTCTTTGGCTTCATTGGACTGTTCCTCGGTCCGACCCTGCTGGCGCTTGGCCAGGTCCTGATTCGTGAATGGCTGGCGCACGCCGATGCGCGCTCGGGCGCGGCGGATGAGGGATTGCCGCCATGA
- the ruvA gene encoding Holliday junction branch migration protein RuvA, translating into MIGRLTGVLLEKNPPQVLLDVQGVGYELDVPMSTFYNLPANGDSLSLLTHFVVREDGHFLYGFASEGERFAFRQLLKISGVGARLALSVLSGLSVGELAAVVAQQQVDRLTKIPGIGTKTAERLLLELKGKLADALPGNTATVVDAHNDILNALLALGYNEREAATALRQLPPGITTSDGIRQALKMLSRV; encoded by the coding sequence ATGATCGGCCGGCTGACCGGCGTCTTGCTGGAAAAGAATCCGCCGCAGGTGCTGCTCGACGTGCAGGGCGTCGGCTACGAACTCGACGTGCCGATGAGCACGTTCTACAACCTTCCGGCGAACGGCGACAGCCTGAGCCTGCTGACCCACTTCGTCGTGCGCGAGGACGGGCACTTTCTTTACGGTTTTGCCAGCGAAGGCGAGCGCTTTGCGTTTCGCCAGTTGCTCAAGATCTCGGGCGTCGGAGCGCGCCTCGCGCTGTCGGTGCTCTCGGGCCTCTCGGTGGGCGAACTCGCGGCGGTGGTGGCGCAGCAACAGGTCGACCGCCTCACGAAGATCCCCGGCATCGGCACCAAGACCGCCGAGCGTCTCCTGCTCGAACTGAAAGGGAAGCTCGCCGACGCGCTGCCAGGCAACACTGCCACTGTGGTCGACGCGCACAACGACATCCTCAATGCGCTGCTGGCGCTGGGCTACAATGAGCGCGAAGCGGCGACGGCGCTGAGGCAGTTGCCGCCCGGCATCACGACCTCGGATGGCATCCGGCAGGCGCTGAAGATGCTGTCGAGGGTCTGA